The Rhizophagus irregularis chromosome 2, complete sequence genome contains a region encoding:
- a CDS encoding CTP synthase ura7 produces MGNLDKKIKYILISGGVISGIGKGIFASSLGLLLKTIGLRVTAIKIDPYMNIDAGTMSPFEHGEVFVLNDGGEVDLDLGNYERFLDITLTKDNNITTGKIYQEVINKERKGEYLGKTVQVVPHITDAMQNWIERVASIPVDESGEKPDVCIIELGGTVGDIESAPFIEAMRQFQFRVGSENFALGHVALVPIIGPVGEQKTKPTQATVRELRALGLSPDLIACRCSQKLEVEVQNKISMFCHVGIEQVISVRDVSSTYHVPLLLKEQGVLDFLINRLKLDKILISKTQVEKGENLLKQWTKLTEDHDRFLHPVVIVLVGKYTNLQDSYLSVKKSLEHSGLNCERKIDLKWVEASYLEAEYEKENPEKYRESWENLRSANGILVPGGFGFRGTEGKIAAAKFARENKVPYLGICLGLQVAVIEFARNVCGLEAANSEEFDKNAKHQVVINMPEISTTHLGGTMRLGLRPTIFQDGTESWSKIRKCYESAELISGDDHHVSERHRHRYEVNPKYVQTLEEKGLHFVGRDTTGNRMEIMELKGHPFYVATQYHPEYLSRPLKPSPPFHGFVVASAERKSVVKSKSKTNGISHISN; encoded by the exons ATGGGAAACCTtgataagaaaataaagtatatCTTGATATCCGGAGGTGTTATTTCGGGTATTGGGAAAGGAATATTTGCTTCTTCTTTGGGTCtcttattaaaaactatcgGGTTAAGGGTTACTGCTATAAAAATCGATCCTTATATGAACATCGACGCGGGAACTATGAGTCCTTTTGAACATG GTGAAGTTTTTGTATTAAATGATGGCGGGGAAGTCGATCTTGACTTAGGAAACTATGAACGTTTTCTCGATATAACTCTTACGAAAGATAATAACATCACAACCGGCAAGATTTATCAAGAAGTTATCAATAAGGAG CGAAAAGGTGAATATCTGGGCAAGACTGTACAAGTG GTTCCTCACATAACTGATGCAATGCAAAATTGGATTGAACGAGTAGCATCAATACCTGTTGATGAAAGTGGTGAAAAACCTGACGTTTGCATTATTGAG TTGGGCGGCACTGTCGGTGATATAGAATCCGCCCCATTTATTGAAGCAATGCGCCAATTTCAATTTCGAGTTGGATCAGAAAATTTTGCACTAGGTCACGTGGCACTTGTTCCAATTATTGGTCCTGTAGGTGAACAAAAAACTAAACCAACTCAAGCTACCGTAAGAGAATTGAGAGCTTTAGGATTATCACCCGACTTG ATCGCATGTCGTTGCTCCCAAAAATTAGAAGTTgaagttcaaaataaaatttcaatgttTTGTCATGTTGGAATAGAACAA GTAATTTCTGTTCGAGACGTCTCCTCGACCTATCATGTTCCTCTCTTATTAAAAGAACAAGGCGTTTtagattttctaataaatagaCTCAAGTTGGATAAAATCCTGATTTCTAAAACTCAAGTCGAAAAAGgagaaaatttattgaagCAATGGACAAAATTAACAGAAGA TCATGATCGTTTTTTACATCCCGTTGTAATTGTCTTGGTAGGGAAATATACAAATCTTCAGGATTCATATCTTTCTGTCAAAAAGTCACTTGAACATTCTGGATTAAACTGTGAACGTAAGATAGATCTTAAA TGGGTTGAAGCTTCATATTTAGAAGCAGAATACGAAAAAGAAAATCCGGAAAAGTACCGTGAATCATGGGAAAATTTAAGGTCTGCTAACGGTATTTTAGTTCCAGGAGGATTTGGATTTCGTGGCACAGAAGGCAAAATTGCCGCAGCAAAATTTGCACGTGAAAATAAAGTTCCAtatttag GAATTTGTCTAGGGTTACAGGTAGCTGTAATCGAATTTGCTCGCAATGTTTGTGGTCTCGAag CTGCTAATTCAGAAGAATTTGACAAAAATGCGAAGCATCAGGTCGTTATTAATATGCCTGAAATTTCAACGACACATCTTGGCGGAACAATGAGACTGGGATTAAGGCCCACTATTTTCCAAGACGGAACAGAATCGTGGTCAAAAATAC GAAAATGTTATGAGAGTGCTGAACTTATCTCCGGAGATGACCATCATGTTTCTGAACGCCATCGACATCGGTATGAAGTTAACCCTAAGTACGTGCAAACACTTGAAGAAAAAGGTTTACATTTTGTAGGGCGCGATACAACTGGAAATAGGATGGAAATAATGGAGCTTAAGG GTCACCCATTCTATGTCGCTACTCAATATCATCCTGAATATCTTAGTCGTCCCCTTAAACCTTCGCCCCCTTTTCATGGATTTGTGGTGGCTTCTGCGGAACGGAAATCCGTAGTAAAAAGTAAATCAAAGACTAATGGAATCTCTCATATTTCCaattaa